In one window of Ruminococcus albus AD2013 DNA:
- the aepY gene encoding phosphonopyruvate decarboxylase, whose product MKVENLVNIIGADFYTGVPDSQLKALCNYLMYTYGIDQSHHIIAANEGNCTALAAGYHLATGKVPVVYMQNSGEGNIINPVASLLNDKVYAIPMIFIVGWRGEPGIHDEPQHIYQGEVTVKLLEDMDIETFIIGKDTTDDEVKAAMENFKAILVNGKQVAFVIRKGALTDAPMVEYKNDNTMVREEIIRHIVRISGEDPIVSTTGKASRELFEIREANGQSHKYDFLTVGSMGHSSSIAFGVAINKPDSKVWCIDGDGAVLMHMGSMAVLGANKPANMVHIVINNSAHETVGGMPTVAGQIDVVGVAKACGYPNAVCVDSFETLDRELEAVKARNELSLIEVKCSIGARDDLGRPTTTAIENKQNFMEYII is encoded by the coding sequence ATGAAGGTTGAAAACTTAGTTAACATTATCGGCGCAGATTTTTACACGGGTGTTCCAGATAGCCAATTAAAAGCGCTTTGTAATTATCTAATGTATACATATGGAATAGATCAGAGCCACCATATTATAGCTGCAAATGAAGGTAATTGTACTGCTTTGGCTGCTGGTTATCATCTTGCAACAGGAAAAGTTCCTGTCGTTTATATGCAGAACAGCGGTGAGGGGAATATTATCAATCCGGTTGCTAGTTTATTGAATGATAAGGTTTACGCTATCCCGATGATATTCATTGTAGGCTGGCGTGGCGAGCCTGGCATTCATGACGAGCCCCAGCATATCTATCAGGGTGAAGTAACTGTTAAGCTGCTTGAGGATATGGATATTGAGACATTCATCATTGGCAAAGATACAACTGATGATGAAGTCAAAGCTGCAATGGAAAACTTCAAGGCTATACTTGTAAATGGAAAGCAGGTTGCTTTCGTCATTCGTAAGGGTGCGCTGACAGACGCTCCGATGGTCGAGTACAAAAACGATAATACCATGGTACGTGAGGAGATAATCCGTCATATCGTTAGGATAAGTGGTGAAGATCCAATCGTTTCGACTACAGGTAAAGCAAGTCGTGAGCTTTTCGAGATAAGAGAGGCAAATGGACAGAGCCACAAGTATGATTTTCTAACGGTTGGCAGCATGGGTCACAGCTCCTCAATAGCGTTTGGCGTAGCGATAAACAAGCCTGATAGTAAGGTTTGGTGCATTGATGGTGATGGAGCTGTGCTGATGCACATGGGCAGCATGGCTGTTCTTGGTGCAAATAAGCCCGCAAATATGGTTCACATCGTAATAAACAACTCTGCACATGAAACTGTTGGTGGAATGCCTACGGTTGCTGGGCAGATAGATGTTGTTGGCGTGGCAAAAGCTTGCGGGTATCCGAATGCGGTTTGTGTTGATAGTTTTGAAACGCTTGACAGAGAGCTTGAAGCAGTTAAGGCCCGAAATGAGCTTTCTCTTATTGAAGTAAAGTGTAGTATTGGTGCGAGAGATGATCTTGGGAGACCTACTACTACAGCTATTGAGAATAAGCAGAATTTTATGGAATATATTATTTAA
- a CDS encoding UDP-N-acetylglucosamine pyrophosphorylase produces MYTISDLYDLDHTLAKDYLSKFTYPWEALSGIKDFILELGKTLDPNEYELREEGVWVHKTAKVFPTAYLGAPCIIGPNTEVRHCAFIRGSALVGADCVVGNSVELKNVILFDHVQTPHYNYVGDSILGYFSHMGAGSITSNVKSDKKNVIVRDGSEKVETGIKKFGAMIGDYVEVGCNAVCNPGTVIGRHSNVYPTSCVRGVVPADSIWKDNGEIIHKEDRE; encoded by the coding sequence ATGTACACAATTTCCGATCTCTATGATCTTGATCACACACTTGCTAAGGACTACCTTAGCAAATTTACATACCCCTGGGAAGCACTCAGTGGCATAAAGGATTTTATCCTTGAACTCGGCAAAACCTTAGACCCTAACGAATATGAGCTTCGAGAGGAAGGCGTTTGGGTACACAAGACTGCAAAGGTTTTCCCGACTGCTTATCTTGGTGCGCCATGCATCATCGGACCGAATACCGAAGTACGTCATTGTGCATTCATTCGTGGTTCTGCTCTTGTAGGTGCAGACTGTGTTGTGGGTAACAGTGTTGAACTGAAGAATGTTATTCTGTTCGACCACGTTCAGACTCCGCACTACAATTATGTTGGCGACAGCATTCTCGGCTATTTCAGCCACATGGGTGCAGGCTCGATCACATCAAATGTGAAGTCCGATAAAAAGAATGTTATCGTCCGTGACGGGAGTGAGAAAGTCGAGACAGGTATCAAGAAGTTTGGTGCGATGATAGGCGACTATGTTGAGGTTGGCTGTAATGCCGTCTGCAATCCAGGTACTGTCATTGGTAGACATAGTAATGTTTATCCGACCTCTTGCGTAAGGGGCGTTGTGCCTGCTGATTCTATTTGGAAGGATAATGGGGAGATCATTCATAAAGAAGACAGGGAATAA
- the glmS gene encoding glutamine--fructose-6-phosphate transaminase (isomerizing), giving the protein MCGIVGFTGTKQAAPILLDGLAKLEYRGYDSAGIAVRDGVNETEILKEKGKLRVLAEMTDNGNAVKGCCGIGHTRWATHGEPSALNAHPHASDDENVIAVHNGIIENYQELREKLTKKGYTFNSQTDTEVAVKLIDYYYKKYNEGPVDSIVRAMLRIRGSYALCVMFKEYPDEIYTARKDSPMIIGIADGETYVASDVPAILKYTRNVYYIGNNEIAKLEKGKATFYNIDQEEITKPLKEIKWDAESAEKGGYEHFMLKEIHEQPKVIRDTINSVVKDGVISFESVGLTDEDMRNIEQIYIVACGSAYHVGMAAQYVIEELTSLSVRVELASEFRYRKMKLKQNSLVIIISQSGETADSLAALRSAKDQGIKTLGIVNVVGSSIAREADNVFYTLAGPEISVATTKAYSTQLIAGYLLALQFAKAREEISDERYAELINEINTIPEKISRILEDKERIQWFSTKLVGIKDAFFIGRGIDYAISLEGSLKMKEISYIHSEAYAAGELKHGPISLIEDGTVVISVVTQPELYEKTVSNMVEVKSRGAHVLGLTTYGNYAMEDTADFTVYIPKMDPLFAGSLSVIPLQLMGYYVSVGKGYDVDKPRNLAKSVTVE; this is encoded by the coding sequence ATGTGCGGCATAGTAGGCTTCACCGGAACAAAACAGGCAGCTCCCATACTTCTTGACGGGCTGGCAAAGCTCGAATACAGAGGCTATGATTCGGCGGGTATCGCTGTTCGTGACGGTGTGAATGAAACTGAGATCTTAAAGGAAAAGGGCAAGCTGCGTGTGCTTGCGGAGATGACCGACAACGGCAATGCAGTCAAAGGTTGCTGCGGTATAGGACATACTAGATGGGCGACTCACGGAGAGCCGTCTGCGCTCAATGCTCACCCTCACGCTTCCGATGACGAGAATGTAATTGCCGTGCATAATGGTATCATCGAGAATTATCAGGAACTGCGTGAAAAACTCACAAAGAAAGGCTACACCTTCAATTCGCAGACCGATACCGAAGTTGCTGTCAAGCTGATCGACTACTATTACAAGAAGTACAACGAGGGTCCCGTGGATTCTATCGTTCGTGCTATGCTACGTATACGCGGCTCTTATGCATTGTGTGTTATGTTCAAAGAATATCCCGACGAGATCTACACCGCTCGTAAAGACAGCCCGATGATAATCGGTATTGCCGATGGTGAAACTTATGTAGCTTCTGATGTTCCGGCAATTCTGAAATACACCCGTAATGTGTACTATATTGGCAATAACGAGATAGCAAAGCTCGAAAAAGGAAAGGCTACTTTCTATAACATAGATCAAGAAGAAATCACAAAGCCATTGAAAGAAATCAAATGGGATGCCGAGTCTGCCGAAAAGGGCGGATATGAGCATTTCATGCTGAAAGAAATTCATGAACAGCCGAAGGTCATTCGTGACACCATCAATTCCGTTGTCAAGGACGGCGTTATCAGCTTTGAAAGCGTTGGTTTGACCGACGAGGATATGCGAAATATCGAGCAGATATACATTGTTGCCTGTGGCTCGGCGTACCATGTCGGCATGGCGGCTCAGTATGTAATAGAGGAACTGACAAGTCTTTCGGTTCGTGTTGAGCTTGCAAGCGAGTTCCGTTACAGAAAGATGAAACTGAAACAGAACAGTCTTGTTATCATCATCAGCCAGTCGGGTGAAACTGCCGATAGCCTAGCGGCACTTCGCTCTGCCAAGGATCAGGGCATCAAAACGCTTGGTATCGTGAATGTTGTGGGCTCGTCTATCGCAAGAGAAGCGGATAATGTATTCTACACTCTTGCAGGTCCCGAAATATCCGTTGCAACAACAAAGGCGTATAGCACACAGCTTATTGCAGGTTATCTGCTCGCTCTCCAGTTTGCAAAGGCAAGAGAGGAAATCTCCGACGAGAGATATGCCGAGCTTATCAATGAGATAAATACCATTCCCGAAAAGATCAGCCGTATTCTTGAAGATAAGGAGCGCATACAGTGGTTCTCCACCAAGCTGGTCGGCATCAAGGACGCTTTTTTCATCGGTCGAGGTATCGACTATGCAATCAGCCTTGAGGGCAGCCTGAAAATGAAAGAGATCAGCTATATCCATTCTGAAGCGTATGCTGCGGGTGAGCTGAAACACGGTCCTATCAGCCTTATCGAAGATGGAACTGTGGTCATCAGCGTTGTGACCCAGCCAGAGTTGTATGAGAAGACTGTCAGCAACATGGTTGAGGTCAAGAGTCGTGGCGCACACGTTCTGGGACTGACAACCTACGGCAACTATGCGATGGAGGATACCGCCGATTTCACGGTGTATATCCCGAAGATGGATCCGCTGTTCGCAGGAAGTCTGTCGGTTATTCCGTTGCAGCTGATGGGTTATTACGTTTCTGTCGGCAAGGGCTATGACGTTGACAAGCCTAGAAATCTCGCAAAGAGCGTTACTGTTGAATAA